One Argiope bruennichi chromosome 5, qqArgBrue1.1, whole genome shotgun sequence DNA segment encodes these proteins:
- the LOC129968387 gene encoding uncharacterized protein LOC129968387: MHSAPLDVANTLGQAFAQVSAIDSYSPEFLAIKNPAERLPLHFNDPSTHSYNCKFRMFELETALSQSHNTSPEPDGITYNMLRHLNKTSLSNLLLLFNRIWTEQKYPMHWCEAIVIPILKPGKESSNPLNYRPIALTSCLCKTFERMVNARLIYELEKQGCIPSLQSGFRRGRSTFDNLILLETQIRNAFVLSRTSWGADRTSLLRIYQAVILSRIEYGCMVYGAACPSVLRRLDTIHHSALRICSGAFRTSPVESLYHERTGDTVALPQSDASDCH; the protein is encoded by the exons ATGcattctgccccattagacgtAGCCAATACTCTAGgccaagcatttgcacaagtGTCCGCAATCGATTCTTATAGTCCTgagtttctggcaattaagaatcccgcggaacggttgcctctgCACTTTAATGACCCAAGCACTCATTCATACAACTGTAAATTCAGGATGTTTGAATTGGAAACTGCTTTGTCTCAATCCCACAATACAAGTCCCGagccagatggaatcacatataatatgcttcgacatttgaataaaacttcaCTTTCCAATCTGTTGTTGCTGTTCAACAGAATCTGGACAGAGCAGAAATACCCAATGCATTGgtgcgaagctattgtgattcctatcttaaaacctggcaaagaatcATCAAACCCTCTGAACTACAGGCCAATTGCTCTGACGAGttgcctttgtaagacctttgaacgcatggtcaatgctcgtctaaTCTATGAACTGGAAAAACAAGGATGTATCCCCTCACTGCAGAgcggtttccgtagaggtcgctcTACATTTGACAATCTCATTTTACTGGAAACACAGATCCGCAACGCTTTT gtgCTTTCCAGAACAtcctggggtgccgatcgaacctccttacTCCGTATTTATCAAGCTGTAATTCTTTCCCGGATCGAATATGGGTGTATGGTGTATGGTGCCGCCTGCCCATCAGTTCTGCGGCGACTGGATACTATTCATCACTCTGCATTGCGCATCTGTTCTGGAGCATTTCGTACTTCTCCGGTTGAAAGCCTTTAT CATGAGCGCACTGGAGACACTGTCGCATTAccacaatcggatgcatccgattgccattaa